Proteins encoded within one genomic window of Actinoplanes octamycinicus:
- the fxsT gene encoding FxSxx-COOH system tetratricopeptide repeat protein has protein sequence MVRNTGPLDPFAEFRASLIAALVEIPFMGSLADRRLLLQLVRRGTRDLPDIAENQDPRLHVVTILLTCMERPERLWALRAALLTMAPEAPGTKRVNRLIESASLAQLLPTSRLARARDALASATLEIDADSWRPGFIQSHPAIDLPDLGLVAAFDHLTLLTGKEDARPPALLLIDHVTALVQGVRAEELRVWSDETSDLLGLPAGQRPTDERTREDDEVAETVNPDLREAPDPISASSPDSSADGDIADVMPPVGLSEPLRRLPQVWGDVPPRNPNFTGREDLLDLLHRQLMSVREAAVLPQAVHGMGGVGKTQVAIEYVHRHSSEYDLIWWIPAEQHSQLLSSLTGLAQRLRLDVSPEASSAVPAVREALSTGQTGHAAWLLVFDNAESLQNVRQFFPTGGAGKILVTSRNPEWAWHARALEVDVFTRQESIQFLVNRVPGLTEQDADRLAYALGDLPLAVEQAAAWQAATGMPVEEYLRLLDDKRIELLEDAASPDYPVSVAAAWNVSLDALERVNPAAFQLLQVCSFLSAEPIPREFFAGPPASPIADPLDDTLRDSFKLSRALRDIQRYALAKLNHRNNTLQIHRLVQAVLISRMDEKQRALMRAGAQTLLAGANPHTPARRSRWDRYQALVPHVTTAGAVESQDPNVQLLVHETTEFLYHWGDHRGCHEFAEQAYLIWRDSLGESDPQTLRMMKFLGLVCFALGRYEQAGTLVEGALRLCSAAWGDEDEGTLDAMLLMAVSHRTRGEFASAKGVNERVLEICRRTLGEQDPVTLRAAAHLGSSLRLTGEFAAAADLDRATYQQQSEVLGGDDPDTLLTLSHYATDIREAGDFLQARAQQEEVLERTLAAYGPRHPPAMRASRNLAVARRKAGDHDGALRLATETAERFRTQYGESHPDTMAATLTLAVDLRHAGRLDESFKLGQATLDRYRAILGPDHPHTLAAEVNLAVVKRLRGDVEAANRADSQVIELLRDKLGPDHPTTLCCATNLASDRFSLGLGQEAFELDTDTLARSERVLGVEHPATLAVGVNLALDLRLLDRIQEGDRILADTLQRLRTVLGDRHPATLNALQSLRADCDLDPMPL, from the coding sequence ATGGTCCGGAACACCGGCCCCCTCGATCCCTTCGCGGAGTTCCGCGCCAGCCTGATCGCGGCACTGGTCGAGATACCGTTCATGGGCTCGCTGGCCGATCGGCGGCTTCTGTTGCAACTCGTCCGGCGCGGCACCCGCGATCTCCCCGACATAGCGGAAAACCAGGACCCACGGCTACACGTCGTAACGATCTTACTGACCTGCATGGAGCGCCCGGAGCGTCTGTGGGCATTGCGTGCCGCCTTGCTCACGATGGCGCCGGAGGCGCCGGGCACCAAGCGAGTGAACCGCTTGATCGAGTCAGCCAGCCTGGCACAACTCCTGCCCACGAGCCGGCTGGCGCGCGCCCGCGACGCGCTCGCCTCGGCGACGCTCGAGATCGACGCTGACTCCTGGCGGCCCGGGTTCATACAGTCGCATCCCGCCATCGATCTGCCTGATCTCGGACTGGTCGCCGCGTTCGATCATCTGACACTGCTCACCGGAAAGGAGGATGCGCGCCCGCCGGCGTTGCTGCTCATCGATCACGTGACAGCCCTCGTGCAGGGAGTACGGGCCGAAGAACTTCGCGTCTGGTCCGACGAGACGAGCGACCTGCTCGGACTACCTGCCGGACAGCGGCCGACGGATGAGCGGACTCGTGAGGATGACGAAGTGGCGGAAACCGTGAACCCAGATCTGCGGGAAGCACCCGACCCCATCAGCGCCTCGTCCCCGGATTCCTCGGCGGACGGCGACATCGCTGACGTGATGCCTCCGGTCGGTCTCTCCGAGCCGCTGCGGCGGCTACCGCAGGTGTGGGGTGACGTGCCGCCGCGGAACCCGAACTTCACCGGCCGCGAAGATCTTCTGGACCTCCTGCACCGCCAGCTGATGAGTGTGCGCGAGGCCGCCGTCCTGCCTCAGGCGGTCCATGGCATGGGTGGGGTGGGAAAGACCCAGGTCGCCATCGAGTACGTGCACCGGCACAGCAGCGAATACGACCTGATCTGGTGGATCCCCGCCGAACAACACAGCCAATTGCTCTCCTCGCTGACCGGGCTGGCGCAGCGCCTGCGCCTCGACGTCAGTCCGGAAGCCAGCAGCGCCGTGCCCGCGGTCCGGGAAGCGTTGAGCACCGGCCAGACCGGGCATGCCGCCTGGCTGCTGGTCTTCGACAACGCGGAGTCCCTGCAGAACGTCCGCCAGTTCTTCCCCACCGGCGGCGCCGGCAAGATCTTGGTCACCTCCCGGAACCCGGAGTGGGCCTGGCACGCCCGCGCCCTGGAGGTCGACGTGTTCACCCGCCAGGAGAGCATCCAGTTCCTGGTCAACCGGGTGCCGGGGCTCACTGAGCAGGACGCCGACCGGCTTGCCTACGCCCTGGGCGACCTGCCGCTCGCGGTGGAGCAGGCCGCTGCCTGGCAGGCCGCCACCGGGATGCCGGTCGAGGAGTACCTGCGGCTGCTCGACGACAAACGGATCGAGCTGCTCGAGGACGCCGCCTCACCGGATTACCCGGTCTCGGTCGCGGCCGCGTGGAATGTCTCGCTCGACGCACTGGAGCGGGTGAATCCGGCGGCGTTCCAGTTACTCCAGGTCTGCTCGTTCCTGTCCGCCGAGCCGATCCCCCGGGAGTTCTTCGCCGGGCCACCGGCCTCCCCGATCGCCGATCCTCTCGACGACACACTCCGGGATTCGTTCAAGTTGAGCCGGGCGCTGCGCGACATCCAGCGGTACGCGCTCGCCAAGCTGAACCACCGGAACAACACGCTGCAGATCCATCGTCTGGTGCAGGCCGTGCTGATCAGCCGGATGGACGAGAAGCAGCGTGCCCTGATGCGGGCCGGCGCGCAGACGCTGCTCGCCGGTGCGAACCCGCACACTCCGGCCCGCCGTAGCCGGTGGGACCGCTACCAGGCCCTCGTGCCGCATGTGACCACGGCAGGCGCGGTCGAGTCCCAGGATCCCAACGTCCAGCTGCTCGTGCACGAGACGACCGAGTTCCTGTACCACTGGGGTGACCACCGAGGCTGCCACGAGTTCGCCGAGCAGGCGTACCTGATCTGGCGAGACTCGCTCGGCGAGAGCGACCCGCAGACGTTGCGGATGATGAAATTCCTGGGCCTGGTCTGCTTCGCGCTCGGTCGCTACGAGCAGGCCGGCACCCTGGTCGAGGGTGCCCTCCGGCTGTGTTCGGCAGCCTGGGGAGACGAGGACGAGGGCACCCTCGACGCGATGTTGCTGATGGCGGTCTCGCACCGCACCCGTGGCGAGTTCGCCAGCGCCAAAGGCGTCAACGAACGGGTGCTGGAGATCTGTCGTCGCACCCTGGGAGAGCAGGATCCGGTGACGCTGCGCGCCGCCGCCCACCTCGGGTCGAGTCTCCGGCTGACCGGCGAGTTCGCCGCGGCCGCCGACCTCGACCGGGCGACCTATCAGCAGCAGAGCGAGGTGCTCGGCGGCGACGACCCGGACACCCTGCTGACGCTGAGCCACTACGCGACCGACATCCGGGAGGCGGGCGACTTCCTCCAGGCCCGGGCGCAGCAGGAGGAGGTGCTCGAACGGACCCTCGCGGCATACGGTCCGCGCCATCCGCCGGCGATGCGGGCCAGCCGCAACCTCGCCGTGGCGCGGCGCAAGGCCGGCGATCACGACGGCGCGCTGCGACTGGCCACCGAGACGGCGGAGCGCTTCCGCACACAGTACGGCGAGAGTCACCCCGACACCATGGCAGCCACCCTGACCCTGGCCGTCGACCTGCGGCACGCCGGCCGGCTGGACGAGTCGTTCAAGCTGGGCCAGGCGACCCTGGACCGCTACCGAGCCATCCTGGGGCCCGATCACCCGCACACCCTGGCCGCCGAGGTCAACTTGGCCGTGGTCAAGCGGTTGCGAGGCGATGTCGAAGCGGCGAACCGGGCTGACTCCCAGGTGATCGAGTTGCTGCGGGACAAGCTCGGCCCGGACCATCCGACCACCCTCTGCTGCGCCACCAATCTGGCCAGTGACCGGTTCTCCCTGGGTCTCGGGCAGGAGGCGTTCGAACTCGACACCGACACGCTGGCCAGGTCGGAGCGTGTGCTTGGCGTTGAGCATCCGGCCACCCTGGCGGTCGGAGTCAACCTCGCGCTGGACTTACGCCTGCTGGACCGGATCCAGGAGGGTGACCGGATCCTCGCTGACACGCTGCAGCGTCTCCGGACGGTCCTGGGCGACCGCCATCCGGCAACGTTGAACGCTCTGCAAAGTTTGCGCGCCGACTGCGATCTCGACCCGATGCCCCTGTAG
- the fxsT gene encoding FxSxx-COOH system tetratricopeptide repeat protein — protein MRDPESRDPAEAWRAALVEGLLEVPAFRSVRDRVDLIHAIRRACPGFPDVPESAEGQQHVVAIVRALLDLPRALPALLSELELLAPGQLATEHVRGLIEAVTLADLLPGAELDRGRALVHQAGGSLDQFDRLVSRPGLGDGVPAALRLADRIATGRDLAAWVARHASRIGISVGRASAAPSPVGESGPLQLDPAPHELLTAQLDNAQHPYQFFEGHVPALSKIYVHQRGEPAETGQPGGEAVLTVPQMLTQHRDTLVVAGPGMGKSTLVWRIQRDQAQWWLDPARTTAVESSELGRFVPIAVPASLLVEQSIDAAIAESVRGLGCQQDIRRLLGMPPVPGGSWLVMIDGVDEVLNSRERSVVLNKIANRIGRDEPSLRFLITTRPLPFGYLTDLRTQGIAQFGLKGFDRADLTSFAVKWFAARDRGESAGALADRFVDEVNAAGLSSLVEVPLLATIAALAFESDPHKPLPQGRALLYEWFVTHLRYGRPAPPPGTGSELEKSRPAWHRAWQWVEENIVELLEHLADGHLDRHADPIDQRAEAWVTNNCPDRITMVPGWRAKLRDILTATSLLTVNGAGQVAFTHHSFAEFLAAGPRALDFDVDEWTTDILSPHRRGLAIFVLARRTELPDPQVEALLDGFGEHLIAAGDILAEGIGVAVPLRRRVVSALVDQLIREDDNAPEALRVLATLSADDEVAALLADIVDDSANPPWVRATVADALDVRDRGGRLRRLVTDHSLPDDVRRWAAEQSGDVNATPAPATGPVGFMPAAAATPLSRHVFYRDLNDLSARPEDRLRIAVSLAVWGDPAGSAALRRSLTDPVFSLDQRLVAARTLRERDPDSLVFLRGVAQATAHPDEVRAAAALAVIESGDSRPAEPASTGATVFTVAESLAAAILTLPFINTVQERRRLVSLAGQWLSEPPAVAESQDARAHVTALARAYLSEPRAVWSLLDALATMAPAAIGTIRAHVVVESATLAVLLTDSERDRAVRLLEQVEATAPATVWQLELRTLDGTTGELVRTFGELAGQPIRRGEIPPAAILMTRVASAVSGPLGVDLQAWCDQVVRRFTGERPAVPDSSAQDKGAVPGAEPDKSPSGPLLGGIPPRSSAFAGRLGVLAELAAQMRRGPDSAVLVRALHGMGGVGKSQIAVEFVHRHRADYDLIWWIPAEQPSLIVSSLTSLAHRLGLDDAAGAQAAVTAVREALSTGRTGFRNWLLVFDNAESIQQVRPFLPTGGTGNVLITSRSPDWGSVAQAIEVDVFTRDESIELLRDRVPELTDDEAHRLADALGDLPLALEQAAAWRAATGMPTDEYLRILDEMRLELLDAAPGPDYPNSVAAAFTMSFDRLQADNPAAMTLLRVCSILAPEPIARQMFAVPPGAPISPPELAELLSSSIGLARAIRDLQRYALVRVDHRANTIQLHRLVQTVVLGQMADDERTEMRNAAQWLLATNDPGLPERPAAWARYLQIRPHFAASGAATSDDPYVQDLVVNVALFLWHWGDHLGASELAEQAYDRWHEQYGAHHPRTLRIARLLTTIRQTLGDVGAAAELIATMVDREASHEDRVETLTLMASHLRAKGAFATALTRDADAIEIARRELGPEDPISLAAAGSLATSVRLAGRFRDAKGLAEDTYRLCQVELGDDAMLTMLVLDGLIVDLRESGDHDRAQRWHEDLYQRQVEQFGGSCPATLRVGRNLAISWRRAGDLAESRRLAETILDLQLRRYGEEHPDTMAAAATFAIELRIAGDLQAAESLGSATAERYARMFGVDHPQTLVCRAGLAVIRRLVGDPQTALAQNRDLLAAFSASLGADHPTTLTCAMNVGSDLFAAGEPQSAFEHDATVVDRFERVSGIDHPLALAATTNLALDLRALGRGPEADQLQSDTLMRMRRTLGDQHPATLSALRSIRAEGDIDLLPI, from the coding sequence ATGCGGGATCCGGAGAGCCGCGATCCAGCCGAAGCATGGCGCGCTGCCTTGGTCGAGGGACTGCTCGAGGTGCCCGCCTTCCGTTCGGTCCGTGACCGGGTCGACCTGATTCATGCGATCCGCCGCGCCTGTCCGGGTTTCCCGGACGTCCCGGAGAGCGCTGAGGGGCAGCAGCACGTCGTGGCGATCGTCCGGGCGCTGCTGGATCTGCCCCGGGCGCTGCCCGCGTTGCTCAGCGAGCTCGAACTGCTGGCACCGGGCCAACTGGCCACGGAGCACGTCCGCGGCCTGATCGAGGCGGTCACCCTGGCCGATCTCCTTCCCGGAGCCGAGTTGGACCGCGGCCGGGCACTGGTCCACCAGGCGGGTGGTTCGCTCGACCAGTTCGACCGCCTGGTCTCGCGCCCGGGTCTCGGCGACGGTGTTCCCGCGGCGTTGCGCCTTGCCGACCGGATCGCGACCGGTCGGGATCTGGCCGCGTGGGTCGCCCGGCACGCCAGCCGGATCGGGATCTCGGTCGGCCGTGCCTCCGCCGCGCCCTCGCCGGTTGGCGAATCCGGCCCGCTACAGCTCGACCCTGCCCCGCATGAGCTGCTCACCGCCCAGCTGGACAACGCGCAGCACCCGTACCAGTTCTTCGAGGGGCACGTCCCCGCACTGTCCAAGATCTACGTCCACCAGCGAGGCGAACCGGCGGAGACCGGTCAGCCGGGTGGCGAGGCGGTGCTCACCGTCCCGCAGATGCTCACCCAGCACCGTGACACGCTGGTGGTGGCCGGTCCCGGGATGGGCAAGTCCACGCTGGTCTGGCGGATCCAGCGGGACCAGGCGCAGTGGTGGCTCGATCCGGCGCGCACCACCGCCGTCGAGTCCTCCGAACTCGGCCGGTTCGTGCCGATCGCCGTCCCGGCCAGCCTGCTGGTCGAACAGAGCATCGATGCCGCGATCGCGGAGTCGGTCCGCGGGCTCGGCTGCCAGCAGGACATCCGTCGCCTGCTCGGCATGCCGCCGGTGCCCGGCGGTAGCTGGCTCGTGATGATCGACGGCGTCGACGAGGTGCTGAACAGCCGGGAACGGTCGGTGGTGCTGAACAAGATCGCCAACCGGATCGGCCGGGACGAGCCGTCGCTGCGTTTTCTGATCACCACCCGCCCCCTGCCGTTCGGCTATCTGACCGATCTGCGTACCCAGGGCATCGCGCAGTTCGGGTTGAAGGGATTCGACCGCGCCGACCTGACCTCGTTCGCCGTCAAGTGGTTCGCGGCCCGGGATCGAGGCGAGTCGGCGGGCGCGTTGGCCGATCGGTTCGTGGACGAGGTGAACGCAGCCGGACTGAGCAGCCTCGTCGAAGTCCCGCTGCTGGCCACCATCGCCGCGCTGGCCTTCGAGAGCGACCCGCACAAGCCGTTGCCGCAGGGGCGCGCCCTGCTCTACGAGTGGTTCGTCACCCATCTGCGCTATGGCCGTCCTGCACCACCACCGGGCACCGGATCGGAACTGGAAAAGTCCCGACCGGCTTGGCACCGTGCCTGGCAGTGGGTCGAGGAAAACATCGTCGAACTCCTGGAGCACCTCGCCGATGGGCATCTGGATCGGCATGCCGATCCGATCGACCAGCGCGCCGAGGCCTGGGTCACCAACAACTGTCCGGACCGGATCACCATGGTGCCGGGGTGGCGCGCCAAGCTGCGTGACATCCTGACCGCCACCTCCCTGCTCACCGTGAACGGTGCCGGCCAGGTCGCGTTCACCCACCACAGCTTCGCCGAGTTTCTGGCCGCCGGGCCGCGAGCCCTCGACTTCGACGTCGACGAGTGGACCACCGACATCCTCAGCCCGCACCGCCGTGGATTGGCGATCTTCGTGCTCGCCCGCCGCACCGAACTGCCCGACCCGCAGGTGGAGGCCCTCCTCGACGGGTTCGGGGAACACCTCATCGCGGCCGGGGACATCCTCGCGGAGGGGATCGGGGTCGCCGTTCCGCTCCGCCGACGTGTGGTGTCCGCGCTGGTCGACCAACTGATCCGGGAGGACGACAACGCGCCGGAGGCGCTCCGGGTGCTGGCGACGCTCAGCGCCGACGACGAGGTCGCCGCCCTCCTGGCCGACATCGTGGACGACAGCGCCAACCCGCCTTGGGTCCGAGCGACCGTCGCAGACGCCCTGGACGTCCGGGACCGCGGTGGCCGCCTGCGCCGGCTCGTGACCGACCATTCCCTGCCGGACGACGTTCGGCGCTGGGCCGCCGAGCAGTCCGGCGACGTCAATGCGACGCCGGCGCCCGCCACGGGACCGGTCGGGTTCATGCCGGCAGCGGCTGCCACCCCCCTGTCGCGGCACGTCTTCTACCGCGACCTGAATGATCTTTCCGCCCGCCCGGAGGATCGGCTTCGCATCGCGGTCAGCCTGGCCGTCTGGGGTGACCCGGCCGGATCCGCGGCGCTGCGGCGCTCGCTGACCGATCCGGTGTTCAGCCTCGACCAGCGGCTGGTGGCGGCGCGCACCCTGCGCGAGCGGGATCCGGACAGCCTGGTGTTCCTGCGGGGGGTCGCCCAGGCGACAGCACACCCCGACGAAGTACGTGCGGCCGCAGCTCTTGCGGTCATCGAGTCAGGCGACAGTCGGCCGGCGGAGCCGGCTTCCACCGGGGCGACTGTGTTCACGGTGGCCGAGTCGCTCGCCGCGGCGATCCTCACGCTGCCGTTCATCAACACCGTTCAGGAACGCCGGCGCCTGGTGAGCTTGGCCGGCCAGTGGCTGTCCGAGCCGCCGGCCGTGGCCGAGAGCCAGGATGCCCGGGCTCACGTGACCGCCCTGGCCCGTGCCTACCTGTCCGAGCCGCGGGCCGTGTGGAGCCTGCTGGACGCCTTGGCCACGATGGCCCCCGCCGCCATCGGGACCATCCGGGCCCACGTCGTCGTCGAGTCCGCGACTCTGGCCGTTCTGCTCACCGACAGCGAGCGCGACCGTGCCGTCCGCCTGCTCGAACAGGTCGAGGCGACCGCCCCGGCCACCGTCTGGCAGCTCGAGTTGCGTACCCTCGACGGCACCACCGGCGAGCTGGTGCGCACCTTCGGTGAGCTTGCCGGGCAGCCGATCCGGCGGGGAGAGATCCCACCCGCGGCGATCCTGATGACGCGAGTCGCCAGTGCTGTCAGCGGCCCTCTGGGAGTGGACCTGCAGGCCTGGTGCGACCAGGTCGTCCGTCGGTTCACCGGCGAGCGCCCGGCGGTGCCGGATTCCTCGGCCCAGGACAAGGGCGCCGTACCCGGGGCCGAGCCCGACAAGTCTCCGTCAGGTCCGCTGCTCGGCGGCATCCCACCCCGCAGCTCCGCGTTCGCCGGCCGACTCGGCGTCCTGGCGGAGCTCGCCGCCCAGATGCGGCGCGGGCCGGATTCAGCCGTGCTCGTCCGGGCCTTGCACGGCATGGGCGGTGTGGGGAAATCCCAGATCGCCGTCGAGTTCGTGCATCGGCACCGAGCGGACTACGACCTGATCTGGTGGATACCGGCGGAGCAGCCGAGCCTGATCGTGTCATCCTTGACCTCGCTTGCGCACCGGCTCGGGCTCGACGACGCGGCCGGGGCGCAGGCGGCGGTCACGGCCGTGCGGGAGGCGTTGAGCACCGGCCGCACGGGCTTTCGCAACTGGCTGCTCGTCTTCGACAACGCCGAGTCGATCCAGCAGGTCCGGCCGTTCCTGCCCACCGGCGGCACCGGCAACGTGCTGATCACCAGCCGGAGTCCGGACTGGGGCTCGGTGGCCCAGGCGATCGAGGTCGACGTCTTCACCCGTGACGAGAGCATTGAGCTGCTGCGTGACCGCGTCCCGGAGCTGACCGACGACGAAGCGCATCGTCTCGCCGACGCGCTGGGCGACCTGCCGCTCGCACTCGAGCAGGCAGCGGCCTGGCGCGCGGCCACCGGCATGCCCACCGACGAGTACCTGCGGATCCTCGATGAGATGCGCCTGGAACTGCTGGACGCCGCACCGGGCCCGGACTACCCGAACTCGGTGGCGGCGGCCTTCACCATGTCGTTCGACCGCCTGCAAGCCGACAACCCGGCCGCTATGACGCTGCTGCGGGTCTGCTCGATCCTGGCTCCCGAGCCGATCGCCCGCCAGATGTTCGCCGTGCCGCCCGGCGCACCGATCTCGCCGCCGGAACTCGCCGAACTGCTGAGCAGCTCGATCGGCCTGGCCCGGGCGATTCGTGACCTGCAGCGCTATGCGCTGGTCAGGGTGGACCATCGGGCGAATACCATCCAGCTGCATCGGCTGGTGCAGACGGTCGTCCTCGGGCAGATGGCGGATGACGAGCGGACCGAGATGCGGAACGCGGCGCAGTGGCTGCTGGCCACCAACGATCCCGGCCTGCCGGAGCGACCGGCGGCGTGGGCGCGCTATCTCCAGATCCGTCCGCACTTCGCCGCCTCCGGTGCGGCCACCTCTGACGACCCGTACGTGCAGGACCTGGTGGTGAACGTCGCCTTGTTCCTCTGGCACTGGGGCGATCACCTGGGGGCCTCCGAGCTGGCGGAGCAGGCCTACGACCGATGGCACGAGCAGTACGGTGCTCACCATCCCCGCACGCTGCGGATCGCTCGGCTGCTGACCACCATCCGCCAGACGCTCGGTGACGTCGGCGCCGCCGCGGAATTGATCGCCACCATGGTGGATCGTGAAGCTTCGCACGAAGACCGGGTGGAGACGCTGACGCTGATGGCGTCCCATCTGCGGGCGAAAGGCGCCTTCGCCACCGCTTTGACCAGGGACGCCGACGCGATCGAGATCGCTCGTAGGGAACTCGGGCCCGAGGATCCGATCTCGCTGGCCGCCGCCGGAAGCTTGGCGACCAGCGTCCGGCTGGCCGGCCGCTTCCGGGACGCCAAGGGCCTTGCGGAGGATACTTACCGCCTCTGCCAGGTCGAGCTGGGCGATGACGCCATGCTGACCATGTTGGTGCTCGACGGCTTGATCGTCGACCTGCGTGAGTCAGGTGACCACGACCGCGCCCAGCGGTGGCACGAGGATCTCTACCAGCGGCAGGTCGAACAGTTCGGCGGCTCCTGCCCGGCGACCCTGCGGGTCGGCCGCAACCTCGCCATCTCCTGGCGGCGGGCTGGGGACCTTGCCGAGAGCCGCAGATTGGCCGAGACGATCCTGGACCTGCAGCTGCGCCGGTACGGCGAGGAGCATCCCGACACGATGGCAGCCGCCGCGACCTTCGCCATCGAGTTGCGGATAGCCGGCGATCTCCAGGCTGCCGAGTCGCTGGGGTCGGCCACCGCCGAGCGGTACGCCCGGATGTTCGGAGTGGATCACCCGCAGACTCTGGTGTGCCGGGCCGGGCTAGCCGTCATCCGCCGGCTCGTCGGTGACCCGCAAACCGCACTGGCGCAGAACCGGGACCTGCTGGCCGCGTTCTCCGCGAGCCTTGGCGCGGACCACCCGACCACGTTGACCTGTGCCATGAACGTGGGCAGCGACCTCTTCGCCGCAGGCGAACCGCAGAGCGCCTTCGAGCACGACGCCACGGTCGTCGACCGCTTCGAGCGGGTCAGTGGCATCGATCATCCTCTGGCCCTGGCCGCCACCACGAACCTGGCGCTCGACCTGCGCGCTCTCGGCCGCGGGCCGGAAGCCGACCAATTGCAGAGCGACACCCTGATGCGGATGCGCCGCACACTCGGTGACCAGCATCCGGCGACTCTCAGCGCGTTGCGCAGCATCCGGGCCGAGGGCGACATCGACCTGCTGCCGATCTGA
- a CDS encoding phosphotransferase: protein MAGVGVLLRGLHDATASFAPPAGAVWQASWLRDLGGDDVVVGHGDTGPWNIVGAGGRPDALIDWEFAGPVDRLWELAQTVWLNAQLVDDDVAEMQGLPDAHARARQARAIVDGYGLARAERDDLVDRLADVAIHSARHEAVAEGVTIDSTAAVGGNGYPILWGIAWRARSASWIARHRTLIRRVMVA, encoded by the coding sequence GTGGCTGGGGTGGGGGTGCTGCTGCGCGGGCTGCATGACGCGACCGCGAGCTTCGCGCCGCCGGCGGGGGCGGTGTGGCAGGCGAGCTGGCTGCGCGATCTGGGCGGGGACGACGTGGTGGTCGGGCACGGCGACACCGGGCCGTGGAACATCGTCGGTGCTGGTGGGCGGCCGGATGCGTTGATCGACTGGGAGTTCGCCGGGCCGGTGGATCGGCTGTGGGAGCTGGCGCAGACGGTGTGGCTGAACGCTCAGCTCGTCGACGACGACGTCGCGGAGATGCAGGGGCTGCCGGACGCGCACGCCCGGGCTCGCCAGGCGCGGGCCATCGTCGATGGCTACGGTCTGGCGCGGGCCGAGCGGGACGACCTCGTCGACCGGCTCGCCGACGTCGCGATCCACAGTGCGCGCCACGAGGCGGTCGCCGAGGGCGTGACGATCGACAGCACCGCGGCGGTCGGCGGCAACGGCTACCCGATCCTCTGGGGGATCGCCTGGCGGGCGCGGAGTGCCTCGTGGATCGCCCGGCACCGCACCCTGATCCGCCGGGTGATGGTGGCGTAG
- a CDS encoding ArsR/SmtB family transcription factor, translating into MPVDDPDQTFHVTTAEQLRAVSNLTRHRIMAVLRFEPATITQIAERVGLAKGSSSYHVRLLERAGLVKVVRTRKVRGVTERYYAIAAASIALPDPGVGEPDVLMRHAVADLEAAPTGERHVRMAHLRLTDAQFTELGKRLQALADEYRALSDPALPDVSMVFALFRPARGTGEAK; encoded by the coding sequence ATGCCTGTGGATGATCCTGATCAGACGTTTCATGTCACTACTGCCGAGCAGCTCCGCGCCGTCTCCAACCTGACCCGCCACCGGATCATGGCGGTGCTGCGGTTCGAGCCGGCGACGATCACCCAGATCGCCGAGCGGGTGGGGCTGGCCAAGGGAAGTTCGAGCTATCACGTGCGGCTGCTGGAGCGGGCCGGGCTGGTGAAGGTGGTGCGCACGCGGAAGGTGCGCGGCGTCACCGAGCGGTACTACGCGATCGCCGCGGCCTCGATCGCGTTGCCGGACCCCGGGGTGGGGGAGCCGGATGTGCTGATGCGGCACGCGGTGGCGGACCTGGAGGCGGCGCCGACCGGTGAGCGGCACGTGCGGATGGCGCACCTGCGACTCACCGACGCGCAGTTCACCGAGCTGGGGAAGCGGTTGCAAGCGTTGGCGGACGAGTACCGCGCGCTGTCCGATCCGGCGCTGCCGGACGTGTCGATGGTCTTCGCGCTGTTCCGGCCGGCGCGGGGCACGGGGGAGGCCAAATGA